The Streptomyces sp. NBC_01268 genome window below encodes:
- a CDS encoding acyl-CoA dehydrogenase family protein produces the protein MTEPTAATEVERLRERVAVFVRERVFPCEARLDAGGPEAARIRARLREEAREAGLWALPLPAELGGGGLPLSDYAALAEVEGASDHGPAALGSAPLLDVTMLARHGSPQVRAAHLKLLVSGKLRACYAMTEPDVPGTEPVLTATRAERRPGGGWSVSGRKWFVSNALDADLVTVLARTSGEPGDRSGLSLLLLPTASPGFRVVRELPVFGATGQYEIALDGVRVDEDHLVGPLGGALAVAGERLQLGRTLRALRWLGQAGRAFDLLCGRAVARQGVRGPLAGRQLVQRHVFEALLALRSTRPLVYEAMALVAAGRDAHVEVGLAKTAAARTLQDVADRAVQVFGAAGLGPDTALPALLRSGRTARVLDGPDELHITSVARRVLRDQGTSGGVRPFPWAT, from the coding sequence GTGACGGAGCCGACGGCCGCGACCGAGGTGGAGCGACTGCGGGAGCGGGTCGCCGTGTTCGTGAGGGAGCGGGTCTTCCCGTGCGAGGCACGGCTGGACGCGGGCGGTCCGGAGGCCGCCCGGATCAGGGCGCGCCTGCGGGAGGAGGCCCGGGAGGCAGGCCTGTGGGCGTTGCCGCTCCCGGCCGAACTGGGCGGCGGGGGGCTGCCCTTGAGCGACTACGCGGCGCTCGCGGAGGTGGAGGGGGCCAGTGACCACGGCCCGGCGGCCCTGGGCTCGGCTCCCCTCCTGGACGTGACGATGCTGGCCCGGCACGGCTCGCCCCAGGTGCGGGCCGCCCACCTGAAGCTGCTCGTCTCGGGGAAGCTCCGCGCCTGTTACGCCATGACGGAGCCCGACGTGCCCGGCACGGAGCCGGTCCTGACGGCGACGCGGGCCGAGCGGCGGCCCGGTGGCGGGTGGAGCGTGAGCGGGCGCAAGTGGTTCGTGTCGAACGCCCTGGACGCGGACCTGGTGACCGTCCTGGCCCGGACGAGCGGGGAGCCCGGCGACAGATCCGGCCTCTCGCTCCTCCTGCTCCCGACCGCCTCGCCCGGTTTCCGCGTCGTGCGCGAGCTGCCGGTGTTCGGTGCGACCGGGCAGTACGAGATCGCCCTGGACGGGGTGCGGGTCGACGAGGACCATCTGGTGGGTCCGCTGGGCGGGGCACTGGCGGTGGCGGGCGAACGGCTGCAACTGGGGCGCACGTTGCGGGCGTTGCGGTGGCTCGGACAGGCAGGGCGGGCCTTCGACCTGCTCTGCGGGCGGGCCGTCGCCCGGCAGGGCGTCCGGGGTCCGCTGGCGGGCCGCCAGCTCGTCCAGCGGCACGTCTTCGAGGCGCTGCTGGCCCTGCGTTCCACCCGGCCCCTGGTGTACGAGGCGATGGCCCTGGTCGCGGCCGGCCGCGACGCCCATGTGGAGGTGGGTCTGGCGAAGACGGCGGCGGCCCGGACCCTGCAGGACGTGGCGGACCGTGCCGTCCAGGTCTTCGGCGCGGCGGGTCTCGGCCCGGACACCGCGCTCCCCGCCCTGCTCCGCAGCGGCCGCACGGCCCGCGTCCTCGACGGCCCGGACGAGCTGCACATCACGTCGGTGGCGCGCAGGGTGCTGCGTGACCAGGGAACTTCCGGGGGTGTCCGTCCGTTCCCGTGGGCGACCTGA
- a CDS encoding CoA transferase, with amino-acid sequence MPSATTNPRPARPLDGLRFELAGPTALTWAVRDHLRRLGAGEGEGEGERTGWSAGGSRTGEARCVLGGGGFPSVRARARWGAPGSGVEDEATAQAATGVMGVHGRRHGTPRGLGVDLLATATGVLTVQGLLAALIGRARGTAPVGHVDTAADRTGLLLVSQYLAAAGADEPEAVELAPGGPPFTSREGVVFELETLDPGAWAAFWRALDAPADAIRAGWRPFQFRYATACAPLPPALHATALAHGVEDIRRAAARSGAEVCRLRTLAERAREEEVGGVDPWALRPLGPGGHRRGSVPGPGAAAASAGGPLAGLTVLEAGRRIQAPLAAHLLGLLGARVVRIEPPGGDPLRGMPPACSGVSARWLALNRGKDAVELDITSPGDRDALRALAAEADVFLHNWAPGKAAGLGLEAEDLSVANPGLVYAYTGGWGGRLPGAPMGTDFMVQARTGVGEAVHPEGEPPVPSLMTLLDLLGGLHGTEAVLAGLLLRERTGHGVRVESSLLGAADTLLAPALRGAARGAAPRRPAGFRDTLPTADGRIAPTDTSAAAAATYPLHTLPTTEALALLRTHGLAATRVVTDLGALPAGGDPRGSGSAGGAFALPPCPPGPIGRDRHGAPTVPDPWSFA; translated from the coding sequence ATGCCGTCAGCGACGACGAACCCGCGGCCCGCCCGGCCCCTCGACGGGCTCCGCTTCGAGCTCGCCGGACCCACGGCGCTCACCTGGGCGGTCCGCGACCACCTGCGCCGACTGGGGGCGGGGGAGGGCGAGGGCGAGGGCGAGAGGACCGGGTGGTCCGCCGGCGGCTCCCGCACCGGCGAGGCGCGGTGCGTCCTCGGGGGCGGCGGGTTCCCCTCCGTCCGCGCCCGCGCCCGTTGGGGTGCCCCCGGCTCCGGAGTCGAGGACGAGGCCACCGCGCAGGCCGCCACCGGCGTGATGGGCGTGCACGGACGCCGCCACGGCACCCCGCGCGGCCTGGGCGTCGACCTCCTCGCCACCGCCACCGGCGTCCTCACCGTCCAGGGCCTGCTCGCCGCACTGATCGGCCGGGCCCGCGGCACCGCACCCGTCGGCCATGTGGACACGGCCGCCGACCGCACGGGCCTCCTCCTCGTCTCGCAGTACCTCGCCGCCGCAGGCGCCGACGAACCCGAAGCCGTCGAACTCGCCCCGGGCGGACCGCCGTTCACCTCCCGCGAAGGGGTCGTCTTCGAGCTGGAGACACTGGACCCGGGCGCCTGGGCCGCGTTCTGGCGGGCCCTCGACGCGCCCGCCGACGCGATACGGGCCGGCTGGCGCCCCTTCCAGTTCCGGTACGCCACCGCCTGCGCGCCCCTCCCGCCCGCCCTGCACGCGACCGCCCTCGCCCACGGCGTGGAGGACATCCGCCGGGCCGCCGCCCGCTCGGGCGCCGAGGTGTGCCGGCTGCGGACGCTCGCCGAACGCGCCCGGGAGGAGGAGGTCGGCGGGGTCGACCCGTGGGCGTTGCGCCCGCTCGGGCCGGGCGGGCACCGGCGCGGCTCCGTGCCGGGACCCGGTGCCGCGGCGGCGTCCGCGGGCGGGCCGCTGGCAGGGCTGACCGTCCTGGAGGCCGGGCGCCGGATCCAGGCGCCCCTCGCCGCCCACCTGCTCGGACTCCTCGGGGCCCGCGTCGTCCGGATCGAGCCGCCGGGCGGCGACCCGCTGCGCGGCATGCCGCCCGCCTGCTCGGGCGTCTCCGCCCGCTGGCTCGCCCTCAACCGGGGCAAGGACGCGGTCGAGCTCGACATCACGTCCCCGGGCGACCGGGACGCACTGCGCGCGCTCGCCGCCGAAGCGGACGTGTTCCTGCACAACTGGGCCCCCGGCAAGGCCGCCGGACTCGGCCTCGAAGCGGAGGACCTGAGCGTCGCCAACCCGGGCCTCGTGTACGCCTACACCGGAGGCTGGGGCGGGCGGCTGCCCGGCGCCCCCATGGGCACCGACTTCATGGTGCAGGCCCGCACCGGCGTCGGCGAGGCCGTCCACCCGGAGGGCGAACCGCCCGTGCCCTCCCTGATGACACTGCTCGACCTGCTCGGCGGCCTGCACGGCACCGAGGCCGTCCTCGCCGGACTCCTGCTGCGCGAACGGACCGGCCACGGCGTACGGGTGGAGTCCTCGCTGCTCGGCGCCGCCGACACCCTCCTGGCCCCCGCCCTGCGCGGGGCCGCCCGGGGCGCCGCCCCGCGCAGACCGGCCGGCTTCCGGGACACCCTCCCGACCGCCGACGGCCGGATCGCCCCCACCGACACCTCCGCCGCCGCGGCCGCCACGTACCCGCTCCACACCCTGCCGACCACGGAGGCCCTGGCCCTGCTCCGTACCCACGGCCTCGCCGCCACCCGTGTCGTCACCGACCTGGGGGCGTTGCCGGCGGGGGGCGACCCCAGGGGCAGCGGGTCCGCCGGGGGTGCCTTCGCCCTTCCCCCGTGTCCGCCCGGCCCGATCGGTCGTGACCGGCACGGGGCGCCCACCGTTCCCGACCCCTGGAGCTTCGCGTGA
- a CDS encoding class I adenylate-forming enzyme family protein: MTVVLHDLLPARLRRSWAVAGLCPDLDLYSLFRARQIADPHRTAVIDAKGALCYTALDRKVRCLAEGLRLLGVGPGDVVGVQLPDGRGAVVADLALAALGAVALPFPVGRAAPEAEWLLRRAEAVAVIAATEHRGRTPAADLSALAPTLPALRHVISAGPGPTPAGTIPLARLLRTDPTGFVPARPDPDGAARILVSSGSEAAPKMVAYSHNALAGGRGNFLASLLPDATPPRCLFLAPLASAFGSSGTAVTLARHGGTLVLLDHFTPEAALAAVSAHAPTHVLGVPTMIRMMLEHVESAGPAAALPAPTALVLGGAPLDEATATAATAAFGCPVVNLYGSADGVNCHTGIDGRATPTSPARPAAAPETAGPPPAAPGIVVGRPDPRVADIRIADPETHQPLPGGRIGEIVSRGPMTPLCYVAAPELDARYRTPEGWVRTGDLGYLDADGLLHVVGRLKDVVIRGGANISPAEVERALATHPRIRDVVCVGVPDPLMGERLAACVVPRGPGAALALPELGAHLTARGLDRHKHPELLLLIDALPLTAAGKPDRGELRRRAALAPVPAEA; the protein is encoded by the coding sequence GTGACCGTCGTCCTGCACGATCTGCTGCCCGCCCGGCTCCGTCGCTCCTGGGCGGTGGCGGGGCTCTGCCCCGACCTCGACCTGTACAGCCTGTTCCGGGCCCGGCAGATCGCCGACCCGCACCGGACGGCCGTGATCGACGCCAAAGGGGCGCTCTGTTACACGGCGCTCGACCGCAAGGTCCGATGTCTCGCCGAGGGACTGAGACTGCTCGGCGTCGGGCCGGGCGACGTCGTCGGGGTCCAGCTTCCCGACGGGCGTGGCGCGGTCGTCGCCGATCTCGCGCTCGCCGCCCTGGGCGCCGTCGCCCTGCCGTTCCCCGTCGGCCGGGCGGCCCCGGAGGCGGAGTGGCTGCTGCGGCGAGCCGAGGCCGTCGCGGTCATCGCCGCCACCGAGCACCGGGGACGAACGCCCGCGGCCGACCTGTCGGCCCTCGCACCCACCTTGCCCGCACTCCGGCACGTCATCTCCGCCGGGCCGGGCCCCACACCGGCGGGAACGATTCCGCTGGCCAGGCTGCTCCGCACCGACCCCACCGGTTTCGTCCCCGCCCGCCCCGACCCCGACGGCGCCGCCCGCATCCTGGTCTCCTCCGGCTCCGAGGCCGCGCCGAAGATGGTCGCCTACTCGCACAACGCCCTCGCCGGCGGACGGGGCAACTTCCTCGCTTCCCTCCTGCCCGACGCCACCCCGCCCCGCTGCCTCTTCCTCGCCCCCCTGGCCTCCGCCTTCGGGTCCAGCGGCACCGCCGTCACCCTCGCCCGGCACGGCGGCACCCTCGTCCTGCTCGACCACTTCACGCCCGAGGCGGCGCTCGCGGCCGTCAGCGCGCACGCGCCCACCCACGTCCTCGGCGTCCCCACCATGATCCGGATGATGCTCGAACACGTGGAGTCGGCGGGCCCGGCCGCGGCGCTGCCGGCCCCCACCGCCCTCGTCCTCGGCGGCGCCCCCCTCGACGAGGCCACCGCCACGGCCGCCACGGCCGCCTTCGGCTGCCCCGTCGTCAACCTGTACGGGTCGGCGGACGGCGTCAACTGCCATACGGGGATCGACGGACGGGCGACGCCGACGAGCCCCGCCCGCCCCGCTGCGGCGCCCGAGACGGCCGGCCCGCCGCCGGCCGCCCCCGGCATCGTCGTCGGCAGACCCGACCCCCGGGTCGCCGACATCCGCATCGCCGATCCCGAGACCCACCAGCCGCTGCCCGGCGGCCGGATCGGCGAGATCGTCTCGCGTGGCCCGATGACCCCGCTCTGCTACGTCGCCGCCCCCGAACTCGACGCCCGCTACCGCACCCCCGAGGGCTGGGTCCGCACCGGCGACCTCGGCTACCTCGACGCCGACGGCCTGCTCCACGTCGTCGGACGGCTCAAGGACGTCGTCATCCGCGGCGGCGCCAACATCAGCCCCGCCGAGGTGGAACGCGCACTCGCCACCCACCCCCGCATCCGCGACGTGGTGTGCGTCGGCGTCCCCGACCCGCTCATGGGAGAGCGCCTCGCCGCCTGCGTCGTCCCCCGGGGGCCCGGCGCGGCCCTGGCGCTCCCGGAGCTCGGCGCGCACCTGACCGCGCGAGGACTCGACCGCCACAAGCACCCCGAGCTGCTCCTGCTGATCGACGCGCTGCCGCTCACCGCCGCGGGGAAGCCCGACCGGGGCGAACTGCGCCGGCGGGCCGCGCTCGCGCCCGTACCCGCGGAGGCGTGA
- a CDS encoding metal ABC transporter solute-binding protein, Zn/Mn family has protein sequence MARFRVRTTRLTRRLRLAPVLPLLALSAALLVTSACGTADPAPGAADDHAAPGGHGKPVVVATTTWEGAFARAAGAEDVTVIVPRSVHHAPDYDPKPSDLAAVAGADFVLYAPFEPYAAKIKEAAGSKARLVEVNLDNEPGKAAAEVARLGALFGTKEAAAHWKTGLDAEVARLRGELRAAWPGGRSPTVVTQVFTGWAAGLAGATTVGTYGPEPVTPAQLAALSAKKPALVLDNAHMSTGTVLPDSGARQVEIANYPGEDLDLLAVYRGAATELRKGMGGVDG, from the coding sequence ATGGCGCGCTTCCGCGTCCGCACCACCCGCCTCACCCGACGTCTCCGCCTCGCTCCCGTCCTTCCCCTCCTCGCACTGAGCGCCGCCCTCCTCGTGACGTCGGCCTGCGGTACCGCGGACCCGGCCCCTGGGGCTGCCGACGACCACGCGGCACCCGGCGGGCACGGCAAGCCGGTGGTCGTGGCGACGACCACCTGGGAGGGCGCCTTCGCCAGGGCGGCGGGGGCCGAGGACGTCACGGTGATCGTGCCGCGGTCGGTCCATCACGCCCCCGACTACGACCCGAAGCCCTCCGACCTGGCGGCCGTCGCCGGGGCGGACTTCGTGCTGTACGCGCCGTTCGAGCCGTACGCCGCGAAGATCAAGGAGGCGGCCGGTTCCAAGGCGCGGCTCGTCGAGGTGAACCTCGACAACGAGCCCGGCAAGGCCGCCGCCGAAGTCGCGCGTCTGGGCGCCCTGTTCGGTACGAAGGAGGCTGCGGCGCACTGGAAGACGGGCCTGGACGCGGAGGTGGCGAGGCTGCGCGGCGAACTGCGCGCGGCCTGGCCCGGCGGCCGGAGCCCGACGGTCGTCACGCAGGTCTTCACGGGCTGGGCGGCCGGCCTCGCGGGCGCCACGACGGTCGGCACGTACGGCCCCGAGCCCGTCACCCCGGCCCAGCTCGCCGCCCTCTCCGCGAAGAAGCCCGCGCTCGTCCTCGACAACGCCCACATGTCGACGGGCACGGTCCTGCCCGACTCGGGTGCCAGGCAGGTGGAGATCGCCAACTACCCGGGTGAGGACCTCGACTTGCTGGCCGTGTACCGGGGTGCGGCGACGGAGCTGAGGAAGGGCATGGGCGGGGTGGACGGGTGA
- a CDS encoding metal ABC transporter permease, which produces MSALATADLGALLDLVPVRRAGFALLLAAVGLPVVGVVIVGLDIMPVRFAMMHVALLGIAVGLLTGLDPMLCALVACALSGAGVAPLARTPDGLSGAMGLLMSLAIAGALLVLAVSGVNASGAFALLWGSILSVGTADLVVLAALAVTVPALLWWRRREVALLLYDRELAQCSGVPVRLLTTVLLVLVAVAVAGAIKLTGALLVDALTLLPALAARRLGRSLRSIVLWAVGIGVGVNLTGFLLALWLDWPPGPVLVLTAGFVVLAVHLVPERRIRPWRASASAPPASPDVSASLPSFPSSH; this is translated from the coding sequence GTGAGCGCGCTCGCGACCGCCGACCTGGGGGCACTGCTCGACCTGGTGCCGGTGCGGCGGGCGGGGTTCGCGCTGCTGCTCGCGGCCGTGGGGCTCCCGGTGGTCGGGGTGGTGATCGTCGGGCTCGACATCATGCCGGTGCGGTTCGCGATGATGCACGTGGCCCTGCTGGGCATCGCGGTCGGTCTGCTGACCGGGCTCGATCCGATGCTGTGCGCGCTGGTCGCCTGCGCGCTCTCGGGCGCGGGCGTGGCCCCGCTGGCCCGTACGCCGGACGGGCTCTCGGGCGCGATGGGCCTGTTGATGAGCCTGGCCATCGCGGGCGCGCTGCTCGTCCTCGCCGTGTCCGGCGTCAACGCCTCCGGGGCGTTCGCCCTGCTCTGGGGGTCGATCCTGTCGGTCGGCACGGCGGACCTCGTCGTCCTGGCCGCGCTCGCCGTGACCGTACCGGCGCTGCTGTGGTGGCGGCGGCGCGAGGTGGCGCTGCTGCTGTACGACCGGGAGCTCGCCCAGTGTTCGGGGGTGCCGGTCCGGCTGCTCACCACGGTGCTCCTGGTCCTCGTCGCGGTGGCGGTCGCCGGCGCGATCAAGCTCACCGGCGCCCTGCTCGTCGACGCCCTCACCCTCCTGCCCGCGCTGGCCGCGCGGCGCCTGGGCCGCTCGCTGCGGTCGATCGTGCTGTGGGCGGTCGGCATCGGCGTCGGCGTCAATCTGACGGGCTTCCTGCTGGCCCTGTGGCTGGACTGGCCGCCGGGGCCGGTCCTGGTCCTGACGGCGGGGTTCGTCGTCCTCGCCGTCCATCTCGTCCCCGAACGGAGAATCCGCCCATGGCGCGCTTCCGCGTCCGCACCACCCGCCTCACCCGACGTCTCCGCCTCGCTCCCGTCCTTCCCCTCCTCGCACTGA
- a CDS encoding metal ABC transporter ATP-binding protein, translating to MGGLDIRMRGVGCRHGRTEAVADVDLVIAAGERVALTGTNGSGKTTLLRAVLGLHPHTTGTIEVGGRTARSAAEWGVRRRACAWIPQKPAAGRFPLRGDELLASGGAPVEAAEAAGRLGVGGLTDRPVHTLSGGQLQRMYLARALGCVAAGAQVLLADEPTAALDFAGQEEAADVLAALPVTLVVVTHDRALAARCDRVLEMAAGRLREVR from the coding sequence ATGGGCGGACTGGACATACGCATGCGCGGGGTCGGCTGCCGCCATGGGCGTACGGAGGCGGTCGCCGACGTCGACCTGGTGATCGCGGCGGGTGAGCGGGTGGCCCTGACCGGCACCAACGGCTCCGGGAAGACGACGCTGCTGCGCGCGGTCCTCGGACTGCACCCGCACACCACCGGCACCATCGAGGTAGGCGGCCGCACGGCCCGCTCAGCGGCCGAGTGGGGCGTGCGGCGCCGGGCCTGCGCGTGGATTCCGCAGAAGCCGGCGGCGGGGCGCTTCCCGTTGCGCGGCGACGAGCTCCTGGCGAGCGGCGGCGCGCCCGTCGAGGCGGCCGAGGCGGCCGGGCGGCTCGGTGTCGGCGGGCTGACGGACCGGCCCGTGCACACCTTGTCCGGCGGCCAGTTGCAACGCATGTACCTCGCCCGGGCGCTCGGCTGCGTGGCGGCCGGAGCGCAGGTGCTGCTCGCCGACGAGCCGACCGCCGCGCTGGACTTCGCGGGCCAGGAGGAGGCCGCCGACGTGCTGGCGGCGCTGCCGGTGACGCTCGTGGTGGTGACCCATGACCGGGCCCTCGCCGCGCGCTGCGACCGGGTCCTGGAGATGGCCGCGGGGCGTCTGCGGGAGGTGCGGTGA
- a CDS encoding DJ-1/PfpI family protein, translating to MNRRQLLRATTALGATGTLAATAVPAGAASGPAAAPAPAPNRPLRVHIPLFDGVEELDFAAPYEVLSGAGFFTSRPVEVRYVSATGARSVTAAYGTAVRGVRPWAPEEADVLLVPGGGYARRDSPGVWAEIDRGTLPRALAAAARPGLTVAALCTGVMLLSAAGLTRGRPCTTHHKAKADLEGQGGLVKNARVVDDGDLVTAGGVTSGLELALWLVHRELGSDAATGLESMLEYEARGTVWTSA from the coding sequence ATGAACCGCAGGCAGTTACTCCGCGCCACCACCGCCCTCGGCGCCACGGGCACCCTCGCGGCCACGGCCGTACCGGCCGGCGCCGCTTCCGGCCCCGCCGCCGCGCCCGCCCCCGCCCCGAACCGGCCGCTGCGCGTGCACATCCCGCTCTTCGACGGCGTCGAGGAGCTCGACTTCGCCGCCCCGTACGAGGTCCTCTCCGGAGCGGGCTTCTTCACCAGCCGCCCGGTGGAAGTCCGTTACGTCTCCGCCACCGGCGCGCGCTCCGTCACCGCCGCCTACGGGACGGCCGTCCGCGGCGTCCGGCCCTGGGCGCCCGAGGAGGCCGACGTCCTCCTCGTCCCCGGCGGCGGGTACGCGCGGCGGGACAGCCCGGGGGTCTGGGCGGAGATCGACCGGGGGACCCTGCCCCGGGCCCTCGCGGCCGCCGCCCGCCCGGGACTCACCGTCGCCGCGCTCTGCACCGGCGTCATGCTCCTGTCGGCGGCCGGCCTGACCCGGGGGCGCCCCTGCACCACCCACCACAAGGCCAAGGCCGACCTGGAGGGCCAGGGCGGCCTGGTCAAGAACGCCCGGGTCGTCGACGACGGCGACCTCGTCACCGCGGGCGGCGTCACCTCAGGCCTGGAGCTCGCCCTGTGGCTGGTCCACCGCGAGCTCGGCTCCGACGCCGCCACCGGCCTGGAGTCGATGCTGGAGTACGAGGCCCGCGGCACGGTCTGGACCTCCGCCTAG
- the lysA gene encoding diaminopimelate decarboxylase, producing MTVTPLPPVAVPAGDLSVWPASTEERPHGGLSVGGVPLDELAESHGTPVYVLDEAEVRERCRTYRDAFPEADVHYAAKAFLCRALAHWVEEEGLGLDVCSAGELELAVTTGFPPERILLHGNAKSPEDLRTALRLGVGRIVIDSPAEIARIAAAVGPGERQRVLLRVTPGISAGGHAKIRTGSDDQKFGLSLRDGHAQHAITRLIGQPRLRLTGLHCHLGSQITDVKPYLVAVRRMVGLMARTRDAHGVVLSELDLGGGHGIAYRPGDPALDLTALARRVRSELAESCAGAGLPVPRLVIEPGRAVTGPAGVVVYRVLAVKATPERFFVAVDGGMSDNPRPALYGVRYAPRLIGRRSGAAARRATVVGRHCEAGDVLAEDVVLPSDVHPGDLLAVPVAGAYHLSMASTYNLVGRPPVVAVAAGTSRLLVRRETQADLQARDVGL from the coding sequence ATGACCGTCACGCCGCTGCCTCCGGTCGCCGTCCCGGCGGGCGACCTGTCCGTGTGGCCCGCCAGCACCGAAGAGCGGCCCCACGGAGGCCTGTCCGTCGGCGGCGTGCCGCTGGACGAGCTCGCCGAGAGCCACGGCACCCCCGTCTACGTCCTCGACGAGGCCGAGGTCCGCGAGCGCTGCCGCACCTATCGGGACGCGTTCCCCGAGGCCGACGTCCACTACGCGGCCAAGGCGTTCCTGTGCCGCGCCCTGGCCCACTGGGTCGAGGAGGAGGGCCTCGGCCTGGACGTCTGTTCCGCCGGGGAGCTCGAACTCGCCGTCACCACCGGCTTTCCGCCCGAGCGGATCCTGCTGCACGGCAACGCCAAGTCCCCGGAGGACCTGCGGACGGCGCTGCGGCTCGGCGTGGGCCGGATCGTCATCGACAGCCCCGCCGAGATCGCGCGGATCGCCGCCGCCGTCGGGCCGGGCGAGCGGCAGCGGGTGCTGCTGCGGGTGACGCCCGGCATCAGCGCGGGCGGCCACGCCAAGATCCGGACCGGCTCCGACGACCAGAAGTTCGGGCTCTCGCTGCGGGACGGGCACGCCCAGCACGCCATCACCCGTCTGATCGGCCAGCCCCGGCTGCGGCTCACCGGGCTGCACTGCCACCTCGGCTCCCAGATCACCGACGTCAAGCCGTATCTGGTCGCCGTCCGCCGGATGGTGGGGCTGATGGCCCGCACCCGGGACGCGCACGGGGTGGTGCTGTCCGAGCTCGACCTCGGCGGCGGGCACGGCATCGCGTACCGGCCGGGCGACCCCGCGCTCGACCTGACCGCCCTCGCCCGCAGGGTGCGGTCCGAACTGGCCGAGAGCTGCGCGGGCGCGGGGCTGCCCGTGCCCCGGCTCGTCATCGAACCGGGGCGGGCGGTGACGGGCCCGGCCGGGGTCGTCGTCTACCGGGTCCTCGCGGTCAAGGCGACGCCCGAGCGCTTCTTCGTCGCCGTGGACGGGGGCATGAGCGACAACCCGCGCCCGGCGCTGTACGGGGTGCGGTACGCGCCCCGGCTGATCGGGCGCCGGTCCGGGGCGGCGGCCCGGCGGGCGACGGTCGTGGGGCGCCACTGCGAGGCCGGGGACGTCCTGGCCGAGGACGTCGTGCTGCCCTCGGACGTGCACCCGGGCGACCTGCTCGCGGTGCCGGTGGCCGGCGCGTACCACCTGTCGATGGCCTCCACGTACAACCTGGTCGGCCGTCCGCCCGTGGTGGCCGTCGCGGCGGGGACGAGCCGCCTGCTGGTGCGCCGCGAGACCCAGGCCGACCTCCAGGCCCGCGACGTGGGCCTGTAG
- a CDS encoding SAV_915 family protein, whose amino-acid sequence MPHVQCGDLYGDDPEPSEQVPAGRLCVPVRPVAHGCAARLFRTPVGARTAVAFTTPARLRAVLGADQPWTSLSEPALRALVRPLGIDALAVDPTLTAPVPGGAAVPRVAAPVRPLTASAR is encoded by the coding sequence ATGCCCCACGTCCAGTGCGGTGATCTGTACGGCGACGATCCCGAGCCTTCCGAACAGGTGCCGGCCGGACGGCTCTGCGTGCCCGTCCGGCCGGTGGCCCACGGCTGCGCCGCCCGCCTCTTCCGCACCCCCGTCGGCGCCCGTACGGCGGTGGCGTTCACGACTCCCGCGCGGCTGCGTGCCGTCCTCGGCGCCGACCAGCCGTGGACGTCGCTCTCCGAGCCCGCGCTGCGGGCGCTGGTACGGCCGCTGGGCATCGACGCCCTGGCCGTCGACCCGACGCTGACGGCACCGGTCCCGGGCGGGGCCGCCGTCCCCCGGGTCGCCGCCCCCGTCCGCCCCCTGACCGCGTCCGCGCGCTGA
- a CDS encoding phosphoribosylanthranilate isomerase, protein MFVKVCGLATTADIDVAAEAGAEAIGLVISGTSVRGLDWDRAVRLAAHVPSHVRSVLVVNDTAAGDAARAADELGVDALQLHGPAYARADFEEAARTFPRLWRATSLNEKPDTRVGAYGEEVLLLDSPRAGSGARWDLSLLDAARPEGAWLLAGGLAPDNVAEAIRQARPWGVDVSSGVESAPGVKDHARVHAFVTAAKAAAKAAAEAAAKTGDAP, encoded by the coding sequence GTGTTCGTCAAGGTGTGCGGGCTCGCCACGACCGCCGACATCGATGTGGCCGCCGAGGCCGGGGCCGAGGCCATCGGCCTGGTGATCAGCGGGACCAGCGTCCGCGGCCTCGACTGGGACCGGGCGGTGCGCCTCGCCGCCCACGTGCCCTCCCACGTGCGGTCCGTCCTCGTCGTCAACGACACGGCCGCCGGCGACGCCGCCCGCGCGGCGGACGAGCTCGGCGTCGACGCCCTCCAGCTGCACGGCCCCGCTTATGCCCGGGCCGACTTCGAGGAGGCGGCCCGCACCTTCCCGCGCCTGTGGCGCGCCACCTCCCTGAACGAGAAGCCCGACACCCGGGTCGGCGCCTACGGCGAGGAGGTCCTGCTCCTCGACTCGCCCCGCGCCGGATCCGGCGCCCGCTGGGACCTCTCCCTGCTCGACGCCGCCCGCCCCGAGGGCGCCTGGCTGCTCGCCGGTGGGCTCGCCCCCGACAACGTCGCCGAGGCGATCCGGCAGGCCCGGCCCTGGGGCGTCGACGTCTCCAGCGGCGTCGAGTCCGCCCCCGGCGTCAAGGACCACGCACGCGTCCACGCCTTCGTCACGGCCGCCAAAGCCGCCGCCAAAGCCGCCGCCGAGGCCGCGGCGAAGACCGGGGACGCTCCCTAA